A genomic region of Miscanthus floridulus cultivar M001 chromosome 3, ASM1932011v1, whole genome shotgun sequence contains the following coding sequences:
- the LOC136543255 gene encoding uncharacterized protein: MKRNGGIASLFQKHAAKKKAAAAAATSNPDPIEPMVEEQIYDRVVEEIVNPMPPPQPSSLPRVYDTNRLPHDPGERHPILKYPVNDQDAIRRAYIIKGPFKPFAHDFPKRKISDRDRGFNYCWMYNNDWLEYSIKKDAVFCFICYLFKKGTGSDTFIVDGWKNWNIGEKALRKHMGSKAHMAAQERYIGFTNPKVAIDYNIEKWSDEDLHLYKKRLTYSLRCIKFLLHQGLAFRGHDESEESSNRGNFIELLKFLARNSEEVKKYVLDNAPGNCTLTSPDIQKQIIHCCALETRKRIIEELGDEPYAILADESSDISHKEQLALCLRYVDKLGRPCEHFIRVVHVDDTTSLSLKDAIEALLVSHGLTMTQIHGQGYDGAINMKGDIKGLKTLIMQESPSAYYIHCFAHQLQLVLVTVAKGNTDCKTFFDQISILLNIVGVSYKRHDMLRNARLENVKKALDCGEIESGTGLHQEMGLPRPGDTRWGSHYKTICSIITMYEAIHDVLVDLGDDPAYKDDWTKIHFMTGAFENFEYVFFAHLMYIILGYTNELSECLQRRDQDILNAISLVNVVKKRMQKLRSDGWDNFLEKVTSFCDKHGVEVPAMDGDYVPYGKSARKAHAQKQTNDDHFRREVYIGVIDQISQELDNRSYVD; encoded by the exons ATGAAGAGAAACGGGGGCATTGCATCTCTTTTTCAGAAGCATGCAGCAAAGAAGAAggctgcagcagcagctgctACTTCTAATCCTGATCCGATTGAACCTATGGTGGAAGAGCAAATTTATGATAGAGTAGTTGAGGAAATTGTAAATCCTATGCCACCGCCACAACCGTCTTCACTGCCACGAGTTTATGACACCAATCGCCTTCCACATGATCCAGGTGAAAGACATCCTATTCTAAAATATCCtgttaatgatcaagatgcaattCGAAGAGCATATATTATTAAAGGTCCATTCAAACCTTTTGCACATGATTTTCCAAAAAGAAAGATTTCAGACAGGGATCGGGGATTCAACTATTGTTGGATGTATAATAATGATTGGCTTGAGTATAGTATTAAGAAGGATGCTGTGTTTTGCTTCATATGCTATTTGTTTAAGAAGGGTACTGGGTCAGACACATTTATTGTTGATGGCTGGAAGAATTGGAATATAGGAGAGAAAGCACTTCGCAAACATATGGGTTCTAAGGCACATATGGCAGCTCAAGAGAGATACATTGGCTTTACAAATCCCAAGGtagcaattgattataatattgagaAGTGGAGTGATGAGGATCTTCATCTTTATAAGAAAAGGTTGACTTATTCACTTAGgtgtatcaagtttcttttgcatcaagggttggcgtttcgtggacatgatgaaagtgaagaatctagcaacagagggaacttcattgaacttttgaaatttcttgccaGAAATAGTGAAGAAGTGAAGAAGTATGTTTTGGACAATGCTCCAGGTAACTGTACCTTAACTAGCCCAGACATACAAAAGCAAattattcactgttgtgccctagAAACTAGAAAGAGAATAATTGAAGAACTTGGTGATGAGCCCTATGCAATTTTAGCTGAtgagtctagtgatatatcacataaagaacaactagctcttTGCTTACGTTATGTTGATAAATTAGGAAGGCCATGTGAGCATTTTATTAgagttgttcatgtagatgatactacctcTTTATCACTTAAGGATGCAATTGAAGCTTTACTTGTTAGTCATGGCTTGACTATGACTCAAATCCATGGTCAAGGATATGATGGGGCTATCaacatgaaaggagatattaaaggGTTGAAAACATTGATCATGCAAGAATCACCTTCTGCTTATTATATTCATTGTTTTGCTCATCAACTCCAATTGGTTCTTGTTACTGTTGCCAAGGGAAATACTGATTGCAAGACTTTTTTTGATCAAATATCTATCTTGTTGAATATTGTTGGAGTTTCCTATAAGCGTCATGACATGCTTAGAAATGCTAGGCTTGAGAATGTCAAGAAAGCACTTGACTGTGGTGAAATTGAATCTGGAACTGGATTACATCAAGAGATGGGTTTGCCTAGGCCTGGAGATACTCGATGGGGATCTCATTACAAAACTATATGTAGCATCATTACTATGTATGAAGCAATCCATGATGTACTAGTTGATCTTGGGGATGATCCTGCATATAAGGATGATTGGACCAAAATACATTTTATGACCGGAGCGTTTGAGAACTTTGAGTATGTTTTCTTTGCACACTTAATGTATATTATTCTTGGATATACAAATGAGTTATCTGAGTGTTTGCAAAGAAGGGAccaagatattcttaatgcaataTCACTTGTTAATGTGGTAAAGAAAAGAATGCAAAAATTGAGGTCTGATGGTTGGGATAATTTTCTTGAGAAGGTCACTTCATTTTGCGAtaaacatggtgttgaagttcCTGCTATGGATGGTGATTATGTTCCTTATGGAAAATCAGCAAGGAAAGCTCATGCCCAAAAGCAAACCAATGATGACCACTTTAGAAGAGAAGTATAtattggtgtcattgatcaaataAGTCAAGAACTTGATAATCG AAGCTACGTAGATTAG